The sequence CTTCCGGGACTTTGTTGAACGGATCGCACACGGTGCCCGTACCGGGACGCACCGTGGTCGTCGTCGTGGACGTCGACGTGGTGGTCACAACCGTGGTGGTCGTGGAAGAACTCGTCGGCGGCGCGGTGGTCGTCGTCGTAGTGGGAGATGTGGTTGTGGTTGTCGAGCCTGCGTCGTCGTCGAGGTCGTCGTTCAGGGAATCATCATCGAGGGAGGAATCGTCATCCGACTTCGCCGAGGCTTCGTCGGATGAATCGGGCGATTCACAATCGCAGGCGGGGAACGCCGCGAGGGCGATCAGAAGGAAAAAGGTGACGGTGGTTCGTGTTTCCACTTCATCTTCCTTTGTCCCCAACAGTCATAAAATTGAATATGAAATCGATACGCCTTTTCCGGGCGAAAAACAGTAAGAAAAATTACGTAAATGTCGATTGTCGGCCTTCTCACAATCTTGTCACGCAGCGGGCGGTTTCAAATTCGAGCCGCTCGAACCATCCCGCGAGTCCCAGCACCGAAGGACCGAGGAGATCGCCGTACGAGTTATGACCCTGCGGATGCTCATGGACAAACGGGGCACGCTTCGCGAAATTCACCATTACGGGAGGCGCGTATGACAACACAAACGGCGGTATTCGCGGCGGGGTGTTTCTGGGGCGTCGAAGAGGTGTTCGCGCGAACGCCCGGCGTGACGGCCACGGCGGTCGGCTACACCGGCGGTCTGCTCGACAACCCGACGTACGAGGACGTTTGCGCCGACACGTCGGGGCATGCCGAGGCGGTGCAGGTCGAGTTCGATCCGGAGGTCGTGCGTTTCGAGGAACTCCTGCGGATCTTCTTTGAGAATCACGATCCCACGACGCTCAACCGACAGGGACCGGATGTCGGCACGCAGTATCGCTCGGCGGTATTCTATCAGGACGAGGATCAGCGCCGTGCGACGCTCGATACAATCCGCGAGCTGGAGGTGACGGGCCGATTCACGCGCCCCATCGTTACCGAGATCGTGCCCGCCGCGCCGTTTTTCCGCGCCGAGGAGTATCATCAGCGCTATCTGGAGAAACGCGGGCTGTCGCACTGTCACGTCTGACACTCCGCGCACCCGGCTTGGGTCGCGCGACCGTTTGCGGCACAAACACCGGCCGGCCGAGCAGCCGTTCGAGGCCGTATCGCGCGCGTGCGATTTCCTCTCCAACCGTTTCCTTGCCGGGCAGCCCCGTCACGTCGATCTCGACGTATCCGTTGCGGATCTCCACCGACCGCACGCGAACGCCGCC is a genomic window of Deltaproteobacteria bacterium containing:
- the msrA gene encoding peptide-methionine (S)-S-oxide reductase MsrA, which gives rise to MTTQTAVFAAGCFWGVEEVFARTPGVTATAVGYTGGLLDNPTYEDVCADTSGHAEAVQVEFDPEVVRFEELLRIFFENHDPTTLNRQGPDVGTQYRSAVFYQDEDQRRATLDTIRELEVTGRFTRPIVTEIVPAAPFFRAEEYHQRYLEKRGLSHCHV